A region of the Bacillus solimangrovi genome:
CAATAAACAAAATAAAGGTGTAAAGGGTTACTGCAATTCCTCGAGCCTCCCCGCCTAACTGCCCAACAAGTGAAATTAGGGTTGGAACCGTAATAGATATTCCAGCTACAAAAATCACACTCATTATGATAAGAAATGACAAGCTTGAACTAATTCCAAGACTTGCGAGACCTAATACAGCAAGCGTTAACCCTCCACGTAAAACATTATAAATACCAAACTTATCCACAAATCGACCAGCAAATGGTGAAAGTAGCATACCAATAATACCAACAGATCGAATATATAAAATTTGTTGGTTGCTTAGGTGAAATTCCAGACTTAAATAGTTTCCGAACGTTGTATACATTCCAACAAACGAAAGTAATAACGTAACCGTAATGATATAACAAAACAAAAGGGATTTTTTTGTGAGCACAGCACCCATTTGTTTAAAGGTTACTAGCAGACTACAATTTTTATTTTGAATATCTCCTTTAGGAATAAACAAAACAACGAGAATTGTTGTTATGAAATAAACGGCACCAAGATAGTAAAATACACTGTTCCAATCCACTATTTCGCTAATTAAACTACTAAACACCTGACCAACTATTCCAGCCATTAAGAAACCTGTGCTAACAAACGCAATCGCCCTTACCCTATTTTCAACAGGGAACATTTCTACAACATAAGATAGTGCTGATGGGGCAAATGTTGCTGCTGCTATCCCTTGCAAACCTCGAAGCATAATTAAAGCTGGTAGGCTATTTGAAAAACCCAAAATTGGCGAGACAATCGTTAACGTAATTAAACCAAATAAGATGATTTGTTTACGACCATAGCGATCCGACAATGGACCAAAGACTAAAAAGCCTAGTGCATAAAAAAAAGAGAAAGCACTACTGGTCCAGGCTGCTTGTGCTGCTACCACCTCAAAGGTTTCAGTAAAGATTGATACTAAAGGAATCGTTATATAGAGACTAGATACGACTACTAAACCACACCAAAACAGAATGGCCGTCATCAAGTAATAATTTTGTTCCTCAACAGTGTTTTCAATACTAGCAAGCTGAGCCAAGATAAAACCTCCTTATTTGTTTAGCTCATCGATCATATCCGAAAGGACGGAAAGAACATTACAAATCCCTACGCCACGGATTGCCAACATCATTGCCTCCTTCATTTCTTCGGGCGCTGCACCCGCATCTAGAAATCCGAAAATTATTATGTGCTTTCTTGTAATATTTAATCTTTTTCATAAGACGATAGTTGAGGAATACAGCTTTAACTAAAAATCTGAATCAGTTACAACAGTACCTACTTCCCCCTAATTTTCTATCAGAACTTCTCTTAATATGACAATACTTTATTTGTCGGGGTGATTAATCAATTAACTGATTCACCTGTCACTTTCTTAACCCATTGTTGTTTTACTCTTCATAAAATCCTTCTCAACAATAAACTTTAATAATAGGCGCTCCTCTCCTCAATTGAACAATTTAGATAGTGCACATTATCTACACATATTGTAACTAAATTACAAACAAAGTCAATACATTACCATTAATAATTGAAAATAAACTCCTTATGTTGTAAAATAGTTACGAAGTATACTGGAGGGAAAAATGTGAGTAATAAATTCGAAATAGATCCATTTCTTGATTTTGACTTGTTAAAGAAACTCGTTGTTGGCATTGGGGAAGTTTCTGATATAACAGGAGTACCTACAAGAAAAATACGTTACTGGGAAGAAAAAGGCATAATTGAATCAGAGAAAGATGGAGAAGGAACAACCCGGAAATATAATTATTTAAATATAAAAAAGATTCTTTTAATACAGGAATTAGTTGAAGAAGGATTTACACTTGATGCAGCAGCTAAGAAAGTTCAAGATCGCATGAAAAATATCAATGAAGTATTTCACAAGTTAGCAAATACTGCTTCCAACAAAGAAGACGTCGATTAATTCCTACTCTCAATAAAAAAAGCCGATTTATCCTTAAACTAAAGATAAATCGGGCTTTTCTCATCCGGATTCCGTATATATTCTCTATTCAAATTAGTTTACTTCGTAAAAATACGGCCCACACATTGACTCGTGTGTATGAATATATGTCCAAGTAAAGTCCTTGTCAAAAAGATAGATGTCATGCTGAGAATCAAAATCCTTTGCTATTACTACTTTTGCATTTGTATAGAGGGAAACTATAGGTGAACCTTCATACATGACATATATTTCATCTTTAGACATCGTATCAAACGCTTTTCTCGCTTTTTCTTCTATCAAACAATCTTGCTTCTTATAACTAAATATATGCCATTTGTATTGCTCATAATAGATTTCTTCTTTTTCTGCTTCACTTATATTTTGTGTAAATGTTTTGTCCCACATCTCAATAATTTCTTCTGATTCATCATATAAACCCTTCATTCCAACGCCTTTATCGAATAAGTTTTTCTTAAACATGTAATTTTCTTGTATATATGAAATTGACCAATAAACTTCATTTAATTCTTCCTCTGGTAAGCTATCTAAGATTTTATTAATTTTATCTCTAATCAATGGTATCTCCTCTGTAACGTTATTATTGTTATATTTATTAGAATCCTTATATTGAATTAAGAGAGGATTGGCAGTGTATAACGTGAATATCCCTCACCATCATGATTGTATTTCTCACATATTCGATACTGTAAGCCATTCGAACTTACCTTTAGATTATTCCTTTCTATGTATGAATGAAGTGCTTCCCCTGCCACATTAAAGTTATGATCGTCATTTGTAACGACTACACAACGTTGCTTAGGTAGTGTAATTTTAGTAAACCAATCTGGGACATTATCAAACGATTCAACTTCAACACATAATATGTATACATGAGTATCAGGGTTATCCTGTGAATCGGAAACTGGCCAAATTCCGTAATGAACCCGCTCATTCACTACCCCTGGTAAATACTTCGCTATAGAAAACAAACTTTCTTTCGCATTCTCAAATTTGCTTTTCATACTGTTTAAGCTAACACAAGGGATACCGATAAGATGTAATTGTTTATGTTCTACAATTGTTGGTTTCATATGTTCTAATTCTCCCAATATAAACCCCTCCTATAATTGTTTGATTTAATCGGAAACGACAGTATTTCATTCATTATGTCAATTAGGTTCAAAGCAAAAGCATCAGTGACGTTATCAATTTAATATCCTTTCTTTTAAGCCCTTCTTGTAGCTAATAGCTCAGATATTTCATCTATTCTTCACTGAAGCAAAGGTACTCAATTTTTGATACTTTCCTTTTGTAATAGTTACCTTATTATATTTCTTAACAATATCTTGAAATTCCTTCACATATACTGCTGTCCAAAGTAACATCTTCATGAATCACAGTTATTCAATTGTAATAAATCAGGAGTCGTAGCGTCAGAAGAAATGTGATAAAATGGTAATAATACAATTATTGATATACGGAGGTAATTCATGAATTACTGGTCAACGATTTTTTGGTTTATTCCGTTATTTATAGGTAGTTGTGCATTTTTTATATTTGCTCAAGATTTTATTTTCCCTTTATACTTTTTATTGTCTCTTATTGCCGCTCTGTTAATAAGAATTATAGATTTACTTAAAGACAAATGAGTTATGAATCCCTTATTTCCCTATTATATAAATCAATAATTTTCCAATGGAATCAGGTTCATCATACATAACAAGACCAAATTATTCTTTCTCCCAAATCAACACCGCACGTTCTAAAACAGAATCCCATGAATCTTTTCGAGCAGTGATTTTTTCTACATCAAAGTCTGCATAATAGATAGCATCAATTCTTTCGCTGTCAGATAGCGGGAAGGCATATTCTTCACAATGCTGTAAATGCTCGTCTACCATTTCCTTTGTATCTTGACTAACGACTTCATCAATATAAAGTGGCAAAACATCTTGAATAATTGTGCATTTAATCTCTTTCATGATTCAACTCCTCCATATGCTCAACAATTTGTTTCCTCGCTCTGTAGAAGGTCATCCTTGCCCAACCGGCACTTTTCCCAAAAAGTTTCCCTATTTTCTCATAAGGTAATTCGCCAAAAGTGCGAAGTGAAAAGACCTCCTTATATGGTTCGTCCATCAAGTGAAGAAACTGGTGAACGCTAAAAGCATCTTCATCATTCAGCAAATGCTCTACAGGTTGAACTCCCATATTCGGTTCTTCTATGACATCTAAATCTAGTTGTCTTTTCTTTCTCTTGTAATGAGAGAAATATGTATTTTTTGAAATTGTATAAAGCCACGCTCTAATATCTTGTGAACCATCAAATTTATCAATTGCTTTTAACGCTTTAAATATGTCTCTTGTGTAATTTCTTCAGCTATCCTATCATCGTGACTTAACGATTGAATATACAAATAAACTTCTCTAAAATACTCGTGATAGATTTCCTCAAAGTCCAGTTTCTTTCCCCCCTTTCACCTATACAACTCCTCATATTTGATTTCGTTACTAAAATAGTTGAATTTTTTCTTATTAGATTTATCTATCGCCGTAGCTTTACATCCTCCTTTAACAAAAATCGGTGATGATACAACAGTATCACCCACTATATAATTCCATAAGAAGAAGTAAACCTTTTTTTATTTTTCTATTTTTTCTTATATGCACTATCTTTTTATTGTAAGTGTTCAATAATTATTAAAGAATACTTTATTCGCAACTACTTCCCTCGTCTCTAAACAACAATTCAACGCACTAAAATGAGGACAAACTTCAAACAGTGTAGATTTTCCTTCTTCCCCACTGATGGTTAATTGAACCAATTTAGTCATGACTGAAGCTAGTTACCACAAGAGTATGACCAAGGTCCTCTCCCACTTAAACTTTGTTGATTTTTCTAAGTTTTGAAGTGAGAGTCTTAGCATCAGTTGAAACGTGATAAAAAAGGTAGCATGTTAAATTTTATTAAAAGCATTGTGTTATTACTAGAAAGGGGTATAATGATAAGAAATATTTTACATCAATGACAAAGAGAGTAATTATTTGTTAGATCAAAGCGATCTAGGAATGGTGAGAGCCTAGAATTGAGCAAATAATGAACCGCACTTTGGAGATACATTTCTGAATTTAGTAGGAAGTGTCGGGGTATAACCTCGTTATCAAATCAAGTGGTTTTACGAATAGTAAAACAATCAGAGTGGTACCACGGGATATTCAGCTCTCGTCTCTTCTTTATTTTTAAAGAAAAGACGAGGGTTTTTTATTTTTTAAGGAGGAAAATACATGAACTATAAAATTGATTTGAGTGATTTACTTTTTAAAGCCCTTGATGGAAAGCTAGACAAAAACAAACTAGTTGGACTAATTGAGAAACCAAAGTATTCACATTTGGGTGATCTTGCATTTCCTTGTTTTGAGTTGTCTAAACATTACCGTAAGCCTCCACAAACGATTGCGATTGAATTAGCGAACAAGATTGAATCACCTCTATTTGAAAAAGTAGAAGCAACAGGTGGCTATTTAAATGTATTTTTAAATAAACAATCTGTTTCTAATGTAGTTTTGGGTTCAGTAGTAACGAACAAAAATCATTATGGTACAAATAATGTTGGAAATGGTGATGTCGTTACAATTGATTTTTCATCTCCTAACATAGCTAAGCCCTTCTCGATGGGACATTTAAGATCTACTGTTATTGGGAATGCTATCGCATTACTATTAGATAAATGTGGATATAAACCTGTTCGGATTAATTATTTAGGTGATTGGGGTACTCAATTCGGAAAGTTAATTGTTGCCTATAAACTATGGGGGAATGAACAAACAGTAAGGGAAAATCCCATAAAAGAACTATTGAAGTTATATGTAAAGTTTCATGAAGAGGCAGAGATTGATCCTCAACTTAATGAAAAAGGACGTGAATGGTTTAAAAAGCTTGAGGAAGCAGATGATGAAGCGATCTCTTTATGGGAGTGGTTCAGAGGCGAGTCGTTAAAAGAGTTTTCAAAGGTGTATGATTTACTTGGTATTCGTTTTGATTCTTATAATGGAGAAGCATTTTATAATGACAAAATGGAAGATGTAGTTGAAATACTACAAGAGAAAAATCTATTAGAAACTTCTGATGGCGCAAAAGTAGTTACATTTAATGAGAAAAGTCTACCACCTTGTTTGATTAAAAAAAGTGATGGAACGACACTCTATGCAACGCGTGATTTAGCTGCTGCAATATACCGTCAAAACACATACAATTTTTCAAAATCCTTATATATTGTTGGAAATGAGCAATCTCTTCATTTTAAGCAATTTTTCTCAGTGTTAGAAAAGATGGGATATCAGTGGCATAATGGCTTAGCCCATATTCCATTTGGAATGATATTAAAGGATGGCAAGAAGATGTCCACTCGAAAAGGAAAAGTTGTTTTACTGGAAGAGGTCTTAAACGAAGCCATACAGCTAGCGGAACAGAATATATTAGCCAAAAACCCAAATCTAGAATCTAAAAAAGAAGTAGCAAATGCAGTTGGAACTGGGGCAATTATTTTTCATGATTTAAAACACTTCCGTCAAAATGATATCGAATTTTCATTACAAGATATGTTGAAATTCGAAGGAGAAACAGGTCCATATGTGCAATATACCCATGCTCGTGCTTGCTCATTATTAAGAAAAGGACAATATGAAGAAGATGTTGATTCAATCCATGTTGTCGATCAGGATCATTATACTTGGGATGTTATTATTAACCTCATGAAATTTCCAGAGGTTATTGAAAAAGCTACAGAGAGCTACGATCCTTCACAAATTGCAAAATACCTGATTGAACTCTCTAAATCATTTAACAAATATTATTCTTCAGTTCGAATATTAAATGATGAAGATCATAAACATTCCAGATTATCTTTAGTTCATTCAATAACAATTGTCTTGAAAGAGGGTTTACGTTTACTTGGAATTAAGGCACCTGAAGAAATGTAGAAAAGATATTTTACACAAGTCGAAGCAATATAAAGTGAAACTTCCATCAGTGGAGGTACTCCTTCATCCTCCACTGATGGTTAGTTGAACCATTCAGGTAAAATTACTGATGCTTATACCACAAGGGTATGACTAAAGCCCTCTCCCACTAAACTTCGTTGATTTTCCTAAGTTTTGAAGTGGGAGTCTTAGCGTCAGTTGTAACGTGATAAATTTTTCACTCAGAGCATTTATTTTTTCCTGATTATCAATTCTTCAAGTTCACTTATATTTCTACCATACTCACACATGAATTATATCACCATGTACATTTTGTAAAACAAAAAAATCCTGCAAATATTCCAACAGGATTTTCACTCAAACTTTATGATAAAGAAATAGATTGTTCACTCATTTCTCGATACACCTATATAGAAAACAGTTATCTCTGTTCATTATTTTTTAACTACATGAAGATAATGAATGGTTTCAAACGCTGATAAGTAATCTTTTCGATTGCTAAAATAACGTTCATTTATTTTAGACGGTGATAAATGTTCATATATTAATAAACCCGATTTCTCTAACATACTCTCGATTTCGTTGTAAGAATAACATGATTTCATCGGCTCTCCACCTAATAAGGCCAATTTAACCATTTTTTCAACTCGATTAGAGATACCTTTTTCTTCGAATAAATTTTCATCTGCAAAGTCAATCACGATTGAGCTTCCTGACGGGACATTTGCAAACATACTATCTATTAAACTCGATAATTCCTCTTTCGTTAAGTAATAGGAAACACCTAATAAACTAAAGAATGTTTTATCGTTAGTAAACCCTTCATCAATTAAATGTTGGTAAGAAATATTCTTAGTGAAATCCATAGGAACAAAATGAAGATTACTCGGAACTTTCAAATTTACTTCACTTAATCTTCTCTTTTTAAATTCCTGTGTTGCAGGGTAATCAATCTCGAATATTTCTAGACGTTTCTCAAGTTCTGGATATCGGAAACAAAAGGTGTCTAATCCAGCTCCAAGTATGACATATTGCTTTAACCCTAACTTTATTTCATTCAATAATACTTGTTCACAATATGCAGAACGTGCCAAGGTCGTTGGAGAAAGTTGAACCTGTGTAATCCATTTTAAGATTTCTTCAGATTTCCCCTTGAATTTTTGTGCTATGTCATCGTTAAAGAATTGTATGCCTTGAACCATATTCTCTTTAATATCAGATCGTTCTTTTTCTGAAATTAAATCCTTAACGATATAATCATTAAAGATTACGGGCGTATCAAATTGACTATGATAAGCTCTGCTAAAAGCTGATATCAATGAAGTTATACTGGACTCGCCTTTTCTCATACAAGCACACTCTCCTTCATTTTAGAACAAAAAATAGGATTCCCCTGGCCAGGAGAACCCTATTATACACCGACATATATCAAATGTAAATTATAGCATAAATAACTTTTTTTGTCAAATAAAATCCATTAACTTGATATAGCTAAGCTTCGTCAAAATCATCACTTTATTAGAGAATAATTCATAAATGTAAGAAGCATTACTTACCATTATCTTCATATATTCATCGGTTATAATTTACTAATGTCCAAATTAAACCAACCTATTCATCAATAGATCGCTATTTAGCTGAAATACCTTATTACAAAAACTTACTGATAAATTGCTCTGTATCTAGAATAGTAGCAAATTCATCATGCAACGTAACAAGGGAGAGATTATGAATAGTTTCTGGATCATAATACGTACCATTTTGATCCTTCATACCGAATGATGCTGTTGCATCTGAAATTAGGTATGTATCAAAACCTAAATTCCCACTCATTCTTGTAGTTGTTGATACACAATGAGGTGTCGTTAATCCAGTAATTACAACAGTTGCAACTTCATTTACTTTTAATAGTTCTTCTAAATTAGTCCCGATAAAGCTACTGTTTACTTTCTTAGTTATTATTGTTTCATTATTAATAGGTTTAACGATTTCTTTGATAGCAAACCCCTGATTCTCTGGATGAAATACTGAATTATGACTATCAGAAGTGTGTTGTATATGAAAAACTAACCACCCTTTTCTCCTCCATAATTGTAGGATCTTGCTGATATTCTCTTCTGCATTTAAATTATTTCGCATTCCCCATTTTTTATCGTCAAATGCTTTTTGAACGTCAACTATAATTAAAGCTTTTTTCTGTTTCTTCAAGAGATTCCTCCCTAATGATTTCTTATTCGTTAACTCCCTTTTTTACTCTTATCACCCGTTCGTTCAATAAGAAAAAGGACCAATAAATGGCCCTTAATCTTGTCTCAATTCACATATTTTACAACTACTATTTCCTTACCGAACCTGTCACCCTCATCAACAAATCCTAAGCTTGCATATAGATGGTGTGCACCTGAATTTTCTGGGTGATACCCAACTATAATCTTGTTAGCATTCGGTA
Encoded here:
- a CDS encoding MFS transporter; the encoded protein is MTAILFWCGLVVVSSLYITIPLVSIFTETFEVVAAQAAWTSSAFSFFYALGFLVFGPLSDRYGRKQIILFGLITLTIVSPILGFSNSLPALIMLRGLQGIAAATFAPSALSYVVEMFPVENRVRAIAFVSTGFLMAGIVGQVFSSLISEIVDWNSVFYYLGAVYFITTILVVLFIPKGDIQNKNCSLLVTFKQMGAVLTKKSLLFCYIITVTLLLSFVGMYTTFGNYLSLEFHLSNQQILYIRSVGIIGMLLSPFAGRFVDKFGIYNVLRGGLTLAVLGLASLGISSSLSFLIIMSVIFVAGISITVPTLISLVGQLGGEARGIAVTLYTFILFIGATLGPLVAVPLLKRGSYFMTFEILAMLLSIGLVVSFAIRPEKNLEQENT
- a CDS encoding MerR family transcriptional regulator, with protein sequence MSNKFEIDPFLDFDLLKKLVVGIGEVSDITGVPTRKIRYWEEKGIIESEKDGEGTTRKYNYLNIKKILLIQELVEEGFTLDAAAKKVQDRMKNINEVFHKLANTASNKEDVD
- a CDS encoding DUF4275 family protein; its protein translation is MIRDKINKILDSLPEEELNEVYWSISYIQENYMFKKNLFDKGVGMKGLYDESEEIIEMWDKTFTQNISEAEKEEIYYEQYKWHIFSYKKQDCLIEEKARKAFDTMSKDEIYVMYEGSPIVSLYTNAKVVIAKDFDSQHDIYLFDKDFTWTYIHTHESMCGPYFYEVN
- a CDS encoding effector binding domain-containing protein, producing the protein MGELEHMKPTIVEHKQLHLIGIPCVSLNSMKSKFENAKESLFSIAKYLPGVVNERVHYGIWPVSDSQDNPDTHVYILCVEVESFDNVPDWFTKITLPKQRCVVVTNDDHNFNVAGEALHSYIERNNLKVSSNGLQYRICEKYNHDGEGYSRYTLPILS
- a CDS encoding zf-HC2 domain-containing protein, coding for MKEIKCTIIQDVLPLYIDEVVSQDTKEMVDEHLQHCEEYAFPLSDSERIDAIYYADFDVEKITARKDSWDSVLERAVLIWEKE
- a CDS encoding RNA polymerase sigma factor: MFKALKAIDKFDGSQDIRAWLYTISKNTYFSHYKRKKRQLDLDVIEEPNMGVQPVEHLLNDEDAFSVHQFLHLMDEPYKEVFSLRTFGELPYEKIGKLFGKSAGWARMTFYRARKQIVEHMEELNHERD
- the argS gene encoding arginine--tRNA ligase, with the translated sequence MNYKIDLSDLLFKALDGKLDKNKLVGLIEKPKYSHLGDLAFPCFELSKHYRKPPQTIAIELANKIESPLFEKVEATGGYLNVFLNKQSVSNVVLGSVVTNKNHYGTNNVGNGDVVTIDFSSPNIAKPFSMGHLRSTVIGNAIALLLDKCGYKPVRINYLGDWGTQFGKLIVAYKLWGNEQTVRENPIKELLKLYVKFHEEAEIDPQLNEKGREWFKKLEEADDEAISLWEWFRGESLKEFSKVYDLLGIRFDSYNGEAFYNDKMEDVVEILQEKNLLETSDGAKVVTFNEKSLPPCLIKKSDGTTLYATRDLAAAIYRQNTYNFSKSLYIVGNEQSLHFKQFFSVLEKMGYQWHNGLAHIPFGMILKDGKKMSTRKGKVVLLEEVLNEAIQLAEQNILAKNPNLESKKEVANAVGTGAIIFHDLKHFRQNDIEFSLQDMLKFEGETGPYVQYTHARACSLLRKGQYEEDVDSIHVVDQDHYTWDVIINLMKFPEVIEKATESYDPSQIAKYLIELSKSFNKYYSSVRILNDEDHKHSRLSLVHSITIVLKEGLRLLGIKAPEEM
- a CDS encoding class I SAM-dependent methyltransferase, with the translated sequence MRKGESSITSLISAFSRAYHSQFDTPVIFNDYIVKDLISEKERSDIKENMVQGIQFFNDDIAQKFKGKSEEILKWITQVQLSPTTLARSAYCEQVLLNEIKLGLKQYVILGAGLDTFCFRYPELEKRLEIFEIDYPATQEFKKRRLSEVNLKVPSNLHFVPMDFTKNISYQHLIDEGFTNDKTFFSLLGVSYYLTKEELSSLIDSMFANVPSGSSIVIDFADENLFEEKGISNRVEKMVKLALLGGEPMKSCYSYNEIESMLEKSGLLIYEHLSPSKINERYFSNRKDYLSAFETIHYLHVVKK
- a CDS encoding cysteine hydrolase family protein, with the protein product MKKQKKALIIVDVQKAFDDKKWGMRNNLNAEENISKILQLWRRKGWLVFHIQHTSDSHNSVFHPENQGFAIKEIVKPINNETIITKKVNSSFIGTNLEELLKVNEVATVVITGLTTPHCVSTTTRMSGNLGFDTYLISDATASFGMKDQNGTYYDPETIHNLSLVTLHDEFATILDTEQFISKFL